The genomic stretch GAGCGTATGCAAGTAAGCGAAGCGTTGATACTTGCTCTTATTCTTGGAATTTCCGGACTGTATATTCTTTCTCAAATAAATTCTATCTGTGTTGTTCTTGGCGCTGTCGCAATGTTCATTTACATTTGCATTTACACGCCACTAAAAAAAATCACCTGGTTATCTGTAGTTCCCGGTGCTATAGCGGGTTCGCTGCCTGTTGTCATCGGCTGTGCTGCGGCAACAGGTGCAATTTCTCGCGAAACATTATTCTTGTTTCTGATTCAGTTCATCTGGCAATTTCCGCACACTTGGTCTATTGCATGGCTGCTCAGTGATGAATACAACAAAGCAGGAATAAAAATGCTGCCCACATCTGAGAAAAGTAAAACATCCGCCATTCTTATACTGCTTTCAACATTTCTTATTATTCCTACTGGACTTCTGTTATATATGTATGAGTCATCTGGCATTCATGTAACATGGATGATTGCCCTTGCAGGAATCATCATGCTTTTGTTTGCCTTCCGATTTTATAAATTAAGAACCGATAAATCAGCAGTGAGTTTAATGCTGAGCTGTTTTGCTTATTTGCCTATTGTGTTAATCATTCTTGTTGCAGAAAATTTTTTATGAAAAAAAAATTCATACTTGTAATTTCTTTGCTGTTCTTTTTTCTGCCTGAAGCTATTTTCGCTTGCAGTGTGTGTAAAGGAGGAGCTTCGCAGGAAAAATTAGATGCTTATATCCTGACTACAGGTATACTTGCAGGGCTACCGATTTTAATGGGCTTGCTTTTTTTCTTTTTATTTCGCAGGGCATCCAGAGCAACAAAATTGAATCCTTGAACAATAGATAAAAAATCTTTCAAGATAAATTAATAAATGTGCTGATGGAATGAATTTCTTTTGTTCTCTTTCGTACATTCGTCCACATTCGTATTTTGTAAATCATGAAAAAGCCCGTTCTTCTTCTGGTAATCCTACTTTTCCCAGCGCTTGTTTACATTTTTTTCTCCACAGGCAAACACCGCATGATGCACCTTTCCATTTTTTACCCCGAAGATGTAAAGACAACCGTTGTGGATGGAAAAGAAAAAACCGATACCATCTACCACACCATCCCCCCCTTCCGGTTTATTAATCAGGATGGCGATACAGTTACAGACAAAAACTTTGCTGACAAGATTTATGTGGCTGATTTCTTTTTCACCACCTGTCCTACCATTTGCCCCAAAATGATGTTCCAGATGGAGCGCGTGAACGCAGTAACACAGAAAACTCCTGACTTTCTTATCATTTCACATACTGTAAATCCAGCGCACGACAGCGTTCCCGTTCTTGCCGAATACTCAAAATTGGTTCATGCCGATTCAAAAAAGTGGATGCTGGTAACAGGAAACAAAAAAGATATTTATGACATTGCGATTGACGGTTACAAACTTGCCGTGGAGGAAGACCCGCGTGCACCTGGAGGGTTTCTTCATAGCGAAATGTTCGTTCTTGTGGATAAGGATAAAAGAATACGCGGTTATTATGACGGCACCGATTCTGCCCACGTTAACAAACTGATAAATGATATAAAAATAGTATCCGCTGAATACCAATCCAGAAATTCAAAACCAAAAATTTATCAGAAGCACGAATGACGGATAAGAAAATTTTTATTCTGAGTGTTATTGTTTCATTAATTGTCTTTACTGTTGTTGTCATATTAAATATTATTCCGAAACCTGATTTTGTTCCTGATTTTGTCAGGCATTTACCCTTTCTTAATGCAGTAATTAACGGAACGTGCTCGGTATTACTGCTTGCTTCCCTCTACTTTATCAAAAGAAAAAATATTCCGGTTCACAAGAAAATAAATCTCACTGCATTTCTTCTTTCTTCTCTATTTCTTGTTTCATACATTCTCTACCACTACTTTTCCGAAGAAACTAAATTCCCAGTCGATAGTTCTCTTCGTCCTCTCTATTTAGTAATTCTTCTTTCGCACATTCTTCTTGCCAGCCTTGTGCTTCCTTTTATTTTAATTTCTTTTTATTTCGGATTGAACATGAAAGTTCCCCAGCATAAAAAAATTGTCCGATGGAGTTATCCTGTCTGGCTATATGTTACCATCACAGGAGTTATTGTTTACCTTATGATTTCCCCCTATTATTCCTTCTGAATTTTTCTTCTTATATTTGTTTCATGAAATTCAAAGGCACTCGTATTTTCTTAATGCTCTTTATTATCGCACTGGTAATTTTTCTGGCAGATGATTCCATTGCGCAGTGCTCTATGTGCCGGAAGATTGCAACTGACGGAGCAAATTCAAAAACGGTTGGCAACGCATTGAATCATGGAATTCTTTATTTACTTGCACTTCCTTATTGCATGATTGCGTTTATCTTCCGCAAACAGATCCTTGGCTTTATGCGCTCCTTTCTAGCCAAGAAGTAATTTTTGCCTGTTTGCTCATCTTGCTTATCTTTGCACTAGTTCTTATAAATTACTTATCGCGAAAGGTGGAGGGAGACGCCCAGTGAAACCTTGACAACCGCCTCCGATTTATCGGAGGAAAGGTGCCAAATCGTAAAAAAGATAAGTCGGAGGTAATTGAAATAAAACACAATTATATATAATCCCTTCCGACAAAACGGTAGGGATTTTTTTTTAAAATGAATGACATAAGAAAAATATTAGAAGAGCGCATCCTCGTCATTGACGGGGCAATGGGCACGATGATTCAGCAGCACAAACTGAGTGAAGCGGATTATCGTGGCTCTCGATTTAAAAATTTCCCAAGTGATTTGAAAGGAAATAATGATTTGCTTGTTCTCACGCAACCCGATATCATTAAAAACATTCATCTTGAATATTTAAAAGCAGGTGCAGATATTATTGAGACGAATACTTTCAATGCGCAGAAAATTTCTCTGGCGGATTACAAGATGGAAAGTTTGGCGTATGAAATTAATTTGGAAGCCGCGAAGATTGCAAAATCTTCGGTCGAAGAATTTCATCA from Bacteroidota bacterium encodes the following:
- the cyoE gene encoding protoheme IX farnesyltransferase; the encoded protein is METTISIKTPIQILKAKLSDYAQLIKMRLSFLVVFSAAMAYLWATHRNVDTLSIWMLSIGGFFITGSANTFNQIIERESDKLMKRTANRPLATERMQVSEALILALILGISGLYILSQINSICVVLGAVAMFIYICIYTPLKKITWLSVVPGAIAGSLPVVIGCAAATGAISRETLFLFLIQFIWQFPHTWSIAWLLSDEYNKAGIKMLPTSEKSKTSAILILLSTFLIIPTGLLLYMYESSGIHVTWMIALAGIIMLLFAFRFYKLRTDKSAVSLMLSCFAYLPIVLIILVAENFL
- a CDS encoding SCO family protein, with product MKKPVLLLVILLFPALVYIFFSTGKHRMMHLSIFYPEDVKTTVVDGKEKTDTIYHTIPPFRFINQDGDTVTDKNFADKIYVADFFFTTCPTICPKMMFQMERVNAVTQKTPDFLIISHTVNPAHDSVPVLAEYSKLVHADSKKWMLVTGNKKDIYDIAIDGYKLAVEEDPRAPGGFLHSEMFVLVDKDKRIRGYYDGTDSAHVNKLINDIKIVSAEYQSRNSKPKIYQKHE
- a CDS encoding DUF420 domain-containing protein, giving the protein MTDKKIFILSVIVSLIVFTVVVILNIIPKPDFVPDFVRHLPFLNAVINGTCSVLLLASLYFIKRKNIPVHKKINLTAFLLSSLFLVSYILYHYFSEETKFPVDSSLRPLYLVILLSHILLASLVLPFILISFYFGLNMKVPQHKKIVRWSYPVWLYVTITGVIVYLMISPYYSF